From a single Lactococcus allomyrinae genomic region:
- a CDS encoding cysteine hydrolase family protein: MKLEHSALIVVDLNAAIQKIVSHPYPYSWVEIEANNRALMSYFLAENCPVFVTSVQPKILPKSWGKAFGRQLITDIAGVEEVIKFGPSIFTQSDAGLAEKLKAQGITKVFFSGISTSNGVFKSAKDAVAEQGFDVVLVRDATADRNASGYEKIIKDEFPKIGEIQTTVEILMKNER, encoded by the coding sequence ATGAAACTAGAACATTCAGCACTTATCGTTGTTGATTTGAATGCAGCGATACAAAAAATCGTAAGTCATCCGTACCCCTACTCATGGGTGGAAATCGAGGCAAATAATCGCGCTTTGATGAGCTACTTTTTGGCGGAAAATTGTCCTGTTTTTGTAACCAGTGTGCAACCAAAAATCTTGCCGAAAAGTTGGGGAAAAGCTTTCGGACGGCAGCTCATTACAGATATTGCAGGCGTAGAAGAAGTAATAAAATTTGGTCCATCAATTTTCACGCAGTCGGACGCAGGTTTAGCTGAAAAGTTGAAAGCACAAGGTATTACGAAAGTTTTCTTCTCAGGGATTTCTACAAGTAATGGCGTATTCAAATCAGCAAAAGATGCCGTCGCAGAGCAAGGATTTGACGTCGTTCTGGTGCGTGATGCAACGGCGGATAGAAATGCTTCTGGTTATGAAAAAATTATCAAAGATGAGTTTCCAAAGATTGGAGAAATCCAGACGACAGTGGAAATTTTGATGAAAAATGAACGATAA
- a CDS encoding alpha/beta hydrolase: MMKERIYGQVEIDGDVLSYKITGQGVPLLCIAGGGGEGDSFLPLADQLAEHFRVISYDRRANGRSTAHSPEYFDLAQQARDAKAVLHAAGESSAYLLGNSSGAVIALKMLQDFPDTVRKALFHEPPLTHLAENSEKWQTFMSDCYQLALDKGASKAATKFGMGIVGRFTLEPLLADFYLKRYLSAEAKKESLPKIYAALADKIFIEQELLSVTNFLPDFAVLEKSKEKMIFAAGEWTLDKKVWLAEPAKACSERLDCDFVRLAGGHLGFINHAKDWRKILENKFSEQENIEENKDEYQKSGGISRD; encoded by the coding sequence ATGATGAAAGAACGAATTTATGGACAAGTTGAGATAGACGGAGATGTATTGTCTTATAAAATCACGGGTCAGGGCGTGCCACTCCTTTGTATTGCAGGCGGTGGTGGTGAGGGAGACAGCTTTCTTCCACTCGCAGACCAGCTGGCGGAGCATTTCAGGGTGATTAGCTATGACCGACGTGCCAACGGTCGCTCTACGGCACATTCTCCCGAATATTTTGACTTGGCACAACAGGCGCGAGATGCTAAAGCCGTGCTTCATGCCGCTGGCGAAAGTTCCGCTTATCTGCTAGGCAATAGCAGTGGTGCAGTGATTGCGCTGAAAATGTTGCAAGATTTTCCAGATACGGTCAGGAAGGCGCTTTTTCACGAGCCACCTTTGACTCACTTGGCGGAAAATTCTGAAAAATGGCAGACTTTCATGAGTGATTGCTATCAGTTGGCACTGGATAAAGGGGCTTCTAAGGCAGCAACAAAATTTGGCATGGGAATCGTGGGGCGTTTTACGCTTGAGCCGCTTTTAGCCGATTTTTATTTGAAACGTTATCTGAGTGCCGAAGCTAAAAAGGAAAGTTTGCCAAAGATTTACGCTGCACTTGCTGATAAAATTTTTATTGAGCAGGAGCTGTTATCCGTAACGAATTTCTTACCTGACTTTGCTGTATTGGAGAAATCAAAGGAAAAAATGATTTTCGCGGCAGGCGAGTGGACTTTAGATAAAAAAGTCTGGTTAGCAGAACCTGCCAAAGCTTGTAGTGAAAGGCTAGATTGTGATTTTGTTCGCTTGGCTGGTGGACATCTTGGGTTTATCAATCATGCGAAAGATTGGCGCAAGATTTTAGAAAATAAGTTTTCTGAGCAAGAAAATATTGAGGAAAACAAAGAT